In Synechococcales cyanobacterium CNB, the following proteins share a genomic window:
- the rho gene encoding transcription termination factor Rho: protein MAKTTNVAQEERPQQSRTNGGDSNGGGEQRERQAPPRPADSQGTPRPEGVAPSGQGGPPQGGPRPDWQGGDQQGKHRRKRKKRKGGMGGGGMSGGGGGGPSYSYRSSYPDHVLPSDEELEREAAELERIAAHADPEAIKDQLSIAQLQRMEMEELFGVATREGLEDFQQTPKQELIFKILKARAAKQGLMFGEGTLEIMPDGFGFLRSPEQSYLPGPDDIYVSPSQVRRFGLRKGMIVRGAIRPPKESEKYFALLRVDKVNGREPSKIHELVNFEDLTPLHPEQRFILETTPDAIEMRVVDLVAPIGKGQRALIVAPPRTGKTVLLQKMTQAITKNYPDVKIIVLLVDERPEEVTDFRRNTDPSVEVVASTFDEQSSRHVAVAEVVIEKAKRMVEFGDDVVILLDSITRLARAYNAEMPHSGKIMTGGLDSNALQRPKKFFGAARAIERGGSLTIIGTALVDTGSKMDEVIFEEFKGTGNSELHLDRKLVEKRIWPAIDISASGTRREELLLDPKELELVHRLRKVLSDMNVVEAMELMKSRLKKVKTNAEFLMTMALG from the coding sequence ATGGCGAAGACAACGAACGTTGCGCAGGAAGAGCGTCCGCAGCAGTCCCGCACGAATGGGGGCGACTCCAACGGCGGCGGCGAGCAGCGCGAGCGTCAGGCCCCGCCCCGGCCCGCGGACAGCCAAGGCACCCCGCGACCCGAAGGCGTCGCACCGTCGGGTCAGGGTGGGCCGCCGCAGGGAGGGCCTCGGCCGGACTGGCAGGGGGGCGATCAGCAGGGCAAGCACCGCCGCAAGCGGAAGAAGCGCAAGGGCGGGATGGGCGGCGGGGGAATGAGCGGCGGGGGCGGTGGCGGACCGTCGTACTCCTACAGGTCGTCGTACCCGGACCACGTGCTGCCGAGCGACGAGGAACTGGAGCGAGAGGCAGCGGAACTGGAGCGGATCGCGGCGCACGCCGACCCGGAGGCGATCAAGGACCAGTTGAGCATCGCGCAGTTGCAGCGGATGGAGATGGAAGAGTTGTTCGGGGTGGCGACCCGCGAGGGGCTGGAGGACTTCCAGCAGACGCCGAAGCAGGAGCTCATCTTCAAGATTCTCAAGGCCAGGGCCGCGAAGCAGGGGCTGATGTTCGGCGAGGGGACGCTGGAGATCATGCCGGACGGGTTCGGCTTCCTGCGCAGCCCTGAGCAGAGCTACCTGCCCGGGCCTGACGACATCTACGTCTCGCCGTCGCAGGTGCGTCGATTCGGGCTGCGCAAGGGGATGATCGTGCGCGGGGCGATCCGTCCGCCGAAGGAGAGCGAGAAGTACTTCGCGCTGCTGCGGGTGGACAAGGTGAACGGGCGCGAGCCGTCGAAGATTCACGAGCTGGTGAACTTCGAGGACCTGACGCCGCTGCACCCGGAGCAGCGGTTCATCCTGGAGACGACGCCGGACGCGATCGAGATGCGCGTGGTGGACCTGGTGGCGCCGATCGGGAAGGGGCAGCGTGCGCTGATCGTGGCGCCGCCGCGCACGGGCAAGACGGTGCTGCTGCAGAAGATGACGCAGGCGATCACGAAGAACTATCCCGACGTGAAGATCATCGTGCTGCTGGTGGACGAGCGCCCCGAGGAGGTGACGGATTTCCGCCGCAACACCGACCCGAGCGTGGAGGTGGTGGCGAGCACGTTCGACGAGCAATCGAGCCGGCACGTGGCGGTGGCGGAGGTGGTCATCGAGAAGGCCAAGCGGATGGTCGAGTTCGGGGACGACGTGGTGATCCTGCTGGACTCGATCACACGGCTGGCGCGGGCCTACAACGCGGAGATGCCGCACTCTGGCAAGATCATGACGGGCGGTCTGGACTCGAACGCGCTCCAGCGGCCCAAGAAGTTCTTCGGCGCGGCCCGGGCGATCGAGCGGGGGGGGAGCCTGACGATTATCGGAACCGCGCTCGTGGACACCGGATCGAAGATGGACGAGGTCATCTTCGAGGAGTTCAAGGGCACCGGCAACAGCGAGTTGCACCTCGACCGCAAACTGGTGGAGAAGCGGATCTGGCCCGCGATCGACATCAGCGCGAGCGGGACGCGGCGTGAGGAACTGCTGCTGGATCCCAAGGAACTCGAACTGGTCCACCGCCTCCGGAAAGTGCTGAGCGACATGAACGTCGTCGAGGCGATGGAGCTGATGAAGAGCCGCCTGAAGAAGGTGAAGACCAACGCCGAGTTCCTCATGACGATGGCGCTGGGGTGA
- a CDS encoding DUF444 family protein gives MVSKIEQDHQRFRQIVRGRIRKDLRRFLSRGELIGREGKRYVSIPLHDIDLPTFRYGDNSGGVGMGEGEGEGGSGKDAGGEQEGRHITEVDVTLEELADILGEELELPRIKPRGRHRITTVKDKYSGIRPVGPASLRHFKRSYREALKRQIASGEYDPDNPVVVPIRDDLRYRSWNEVRKPQSNAAIVYMMDVSGSMGDEQKELVRLEAFWIDTWLRRNYEGVECRYVVHDVRAAEVDRETFFSIREDGGTRISSALALCKDILAEHYDTNDWNVYLFHFSDGDNSSEADNRVCVKLLEENLLPACNLFGYCQVASAYGSGNFLSVLREAFPDGAPDADGPRLLTSKVNGRDDIYESLRAFFRPGR, from the coding sequence ATGGTCAGCAAGATCGAACAGGATCACCAACGCTTCCGCCAGATCGTGCGTGGCCGGATCCGTAAGGATTTGCGCCGGTTCCTCTCTCGCGGCGAACTCATCGGACGCGAGGGCAAGCGTTACGTCTCCATCCCGCTCCACGACATCGACCTGCCCACGTTCCGCTACGGCGACAACTCGGGCGGCGTGGGCATGGGCGAGGGCGAAGGCGAGGGCGGCTCGGGCAAGGACGCCGGGGGCGAGCAGGAAGGTCGGCACATCACCGAAGTGGACGTCACGCTCGAGGAACTCGCAGACATCCTCGGCGAGGAACTGGAACTGCCACGCATCAAGCCGCGCGGGCGGCACCGCATCACGACGGTGAAGGACAAGTATTCGGGCATCCGGCCGGTCGGCCCGGCGTCCCTCCGGCACTTCAAGCGCAGTTACCGCGAGGCGCTCAAGCGGCAGATCGCATCCGGCGAGTACGACCCGGACAACCCGGTCGTCGTGCCGATCCGAGACGACCTGCGCTACCGCTCGTGGAACGAGGTGCGCAAGCCGCAGAGCAACGCGGCGATCGTCTACATGATGGACGTCTCGGGGTCGATGGGCGACGAGCAGAAGGAACTGGTGCGGCTGGAGGCGTTCTGGATCGACACCTGGCTCCGCCGCAACTACGAGGGCGTCGAGTGCCGCTACGTCGTGCACGACGTGCGCGCGGCCGAGGTGGACCGCGAGACGTTCTTCTCGATCCGCGAGGACGGCGGCACGCGGATCAGTTCCGCGCTCGCGCTCTGCAAGGACATTCTCGCCGAGCACTACGATACCAACGACTGGAACGTCTACCTCTTCCACTTCTCCGACGGCGACAACTCCTCCGAGGCGGACAACCGCGTCTGCGTGAAACTGCTCGAGGAGAACCTCCTCCCCGCCTGCAACCTCTTCGGGTACTGCCAGGTGGCGTCGGCCTACGGCAGCGGGAACTTCCTCAGTGTGCTGCGAGAGGCGTTCCCCGACGGCGCGCCCGACGCGGACGGCCCGCGCCTGCTGACGAGCAAGGTGAACGGGCGCGACGACATCTACGAGTCGCTGCGGGCGTTCTTCCGGCCGGGCCGCTAG
- a CDS encoding type II secretion system protein — protein MMRSNDRTTRFRQAFSMLELLVVIGLLAGLVAILLPALGAVRREAKSIMCLNNLRAHGQAIHAYFSLHSDALLPVAHFLPNLPADEPGLYGPLADQFSVPLPKVLQNGTCEQLPPFHCPLDTTVAVKIGASYFYLAGYFMADYGTADVPNAARQREITAMYERHPDTPVVDDRKGWHTGRTSRGQNALYFDGSAAPR, from the coding sequence ATGATGCGATCGAACGACCGTACAACCCGGTTCCGTCAGGCATTCTCAATGCTCGAACTGCTGGTCGTCATCGGCCTTCTCGCGGGTCTTGTCGCGATCCTGCTCCCCGCCTTGGGCGCCGTTCGTCGAGAAGCCAAGTCGATCATGTGCCTGAACAACCTCAGAGCTCACGGCCAGGCGATCCACGCGTACTTCTCCCTGCACTCCGACGCCCTGCTCCCTGTCGCGCACTTTCTTCCGAACCTGCCGGCGGACGAACCCGGCCTCTACGGCCCGCTTGCCGACCAGTTCTCCGTCCCGCTGCCGAAAGTTCTTCAGAACGGCACGTGCGAGCAACTGCCCCCGTTCCATTGTCCGCTCGACACGACCGTCGCTGTCAAGATCGGAGCGAGTTACTTCTATCTCGCCGGGTACTTCATGGCGGACTACGGGACGGCGGACGTGCCGAACGCCGCCCGTCAGCGAGAGATCACCGCGATGTACGAGCGGCACCCCGACACGCCTGTTGTCGACGACAGGAAGGGATGGCACACGGGCCGAACCTCGAGAGGTCAGAACGCCCTCTACTTCGATGGGAGCGCGGCCCCTCGGTAA